A section of the Metabacillus endolithicus genome encodes:
- a CDS encoding prolyl oligopeptidase family serine peptidase — translation MLKSVKIFMLIILTAVLSCSFSIGAFAKGEKVDTSYRSVTEIHDWGAAITKLIVKIGKPVPKQSITKDTFKVHVTRSDDRLLDSPLLEEGYREVTNAYVADQNGNPAVRGKYVVLEMKIGPTVSLGSPLNYYSGSNKWIKSDYTITQEKDIKINAGKFGTISGLVIDTFAGETREIVDSFSSGQATYKDVTLTYADYAPAKDKKKNPLIIWLHGGGEGGTDPTIPLSANKATSFATETIQSYFNGAYVLVPQTPTRWMEGISGGADGTSIYQEALMSLIKDYVANNPDIDPNRIYIGGASNGGYMTMLMVRDYPGYFAAAFPVCEGLNNNLVSDNDILNMSQTPIWFVHAKNDRTLPPGSNAIPTYNRLIDAGAENVHLTIFDNVQDNSGLYKNADGTPYEYNGHWSWIYVYNNEVETKINDQTTTLMEWLAAQSR, via the coding sequence ATGTTGAAAAGTGTAAAAATTTTCATGCTTATTATTTTAACAGCTGTACTATCATGTTCATTTAGTATTGGTGCATTTGCAAAGGGAGAAAAAGTAGACACATCCTATCGAAGTGTAACTGAAATACATGATTGGGGTGCAGCTATTACTAAATTGATTGTGAAAATTGGTAAACCAGTACCGAAACAATCTATTACAAAGGATACATTTAAGGTGCATGTGACAAGAAGCGATGATAGACTACTGGACTCTCCACTACTAGAGGAAGGCTATCGAGAGGTTACAAATGCCTATGTTGCTGATCAAAATGGTAACCCTGCAGTAAGAGGAAAATATGTAGTTTTAGAAATGAAGATTGGACCTACTGTGTCACTAGGTTCCCCTCTTAACTATTATTCTGGGTCTAATAAATGGATTAAATCTGATTATACTATTACCCAAGAAAAGGACATAAAAATTAATGCCGGAAAGTTCGGCACAATTTCTGGATTAGTGATTGATACTTTTGCAGGAGAAACGCGAGAAATAGTTGATAGCTTCTCATCAGGTCAGGCAACATATAAGGACGTTACATTAACGTATGCAGATTATGCACCAGCAAAAGATAAGAAGAAGAATCCTTTAATCATCTGGTTACATGGCGGTGGTGAAGGCGGTACGGATCCAACTATTCCACTATCTGCTAATAAAGCTACTAGCTTTGCAACGGAAACCATTCAATCTTATTTTAATGGAGCGTATGTATTAGTTCCTCAAACACCAACGAGATGGATGGAGGGCATTTCAGGAGGAGCTGATGGAACTTCCATTTACCAAGAAGCTCTTATGTCATTAATTAAGGATTATGTCGCTAATAATCCGGATATTGATCCTAATAGAATCTACATTGGCGGTGCCTCAAACGGTGGATACATGACAATGTTAATGGTTCGGGACTATCCGGGATACTTTGCAGCAGCATTTCCAGTATGTGAAGGTTTAAATAATAATTTGGTCTCTGATAATGATATTTTAAATATGTCTCAAACACCAATTTGGTTTGTTCATGCAAAAAATGATCGAACTTTGCCTCCAGGAAGCAATGCCATTCCAACCTATAATCGTTTAATTGATGCTGGAGCTGAAAATGTTCACTTAACAATATTTGATAATGTGCAGGATAATTCAGGTTTATATAAAAATGCTGACGGTACACCATATGAATACAATGGTCACTGGTCGTGGATTTATGTTTATAATAACGAAGTAGAAACAAAAATTAATGACCAAACAACCACTCTAATGGAATGGTTGGCTGCACAGTCTCGTTAA
- a CDS encoding DnaD domain protein, producing the protein MAKFRMVLTGFWRSSLNLEKMTSDDKLFYMYLMTNEKTTQIGIYEITKKEMALEMDYTFEKVELLLERFTTLHKLIRYNPETCEIAIKNWGKNNLHRGGKPIMDCIKKELKEVKDTSLISYVCEGIEREEIVSLYAPYCNKKVEEESSHNGEEHTYSATEHDQIEEISNPRFTATGEVKQTSEDNSHIEDGQQSQKSKDINEIIEFWDSNGFGLTNMNAKHQLLSWLENSCFLNPKDVVIKAMGIACANNKRRLNYVVGILKNWKNESLLTIEEIDSYHDNQSSKYKQSNSIGAGRAIPAEFVLDLTAGEETT; encoded by the coding sequence ATGGCAAAATTTCGTATGGTGTTAACTGGGTTTTGGAGATCTTCATTAAATTTAGAGAAGATGACTTCTGATGATAAATTATTTTACATGTATCTAATGACGAATGAAAAAACGACGCAAATCGGAATCTATGAAATAACGAAGAAAGAAATGGCACTTGAAATGGATTATACCTTTGAAAAGGTGGAATTATTATTAGAACGATTTACTACACTTCACAAATTAATCCGGTACAATCCAGAAACTTGTGAAATTGCCATTAAAAACTGGGGAAAAAATAACCTTCATAGGGGCGGCAAACCAATCATGGATTGTATTAAAAAAGAATTAAAAGAGGTCAAGGATACCTCGCTTATTTCGTATGTTTGCGAAGGTATTGAAAGAGAGGAAATCGTAAGCTTATACGCACCTTATTGTAATAAAAAAGTAGAGGAAGAAAGTAGCCATAATGGTGAAGAACATACATATTCTGCAACAGAGCATGATCAAATTGAAGAAATCTCTAACCCTCGTTTTACAGCAACTGGGGAAGTAAAACAAACCTCTGAAGACAATTCACATATAGAAGATGGCCAACAAAGTCAAAAATCAAAAGATATAAACGAAATCATAGAGTTCTGGGACAGCAATGGATTTGGTTTAACAAACATGAATGCCAAGCACCAGCTGTTATCCTGGCTAGAGAATTCCTGCTTTTTAAATCCTAAAGATGTCGTAATAAAAGCAATGGGTATTGCCTGTGCTAATAACAAGCGAAGGCTAAACTATGTTGTTGGTATTCTTAAAAACTGGAAAAATGAGTCTTTATTAACTATTGAAGAAATTGATTCTTATCATGATAACCAGTCTTCTAAATACAAGCAGTCAAATTCTATTGGAGCTGGTCGAGCGATTCCGGCTGAGTTTGTGCTCGATCTAACAGCGGGTGAGGAAACTACTTAG